A single Vigna radiata var. radiata cultivar VC1973A chromosome 8, Vradiata_ver6, whole genome shotgun sequence DNA region contains:
- the LOC106769600 gene encoding serine/threonine-protein phosphatase 5, whose amino-acid sequence MAETKEGSGSEMSLKDQGNEFFKSGKYLKAAALYTQAIKQDPSNPTLYSNRAAALLQLDKLNKALDDAEMTIKLKPQWEKGYFRKGSILEAMKRYDDALAAFQIALQYNSQSQEVLRKIKRLNQLVKDSKRAQEVENMRSNVDVAKHLDTLKSEMAGKYGSECGKDLFSFLVETIENAVKSWHETSSVDARVYFLLDKEKTQTDKYAPVVNIDKAFESPHTHSNCFSFLRQYAEESFSKAACLVTPKSIIAYPQVWKGQGSRKWKHAHSDGFFVQFESPSLRKLFFIPSSNEKGQTLCRDPEVLDIGVXEVLPRLFK is encoded by the exons ATGGCGGAAACCAAAGAAGGTTCAGGTTCGGAAATGTCTCTGAAGGATCAGGGCAACGAGTTTTTCAAGTCAGGAAAGTATCTCAAAGCTGCTGCACTCTACACTCAAGCCATCAAGCAAGACCCTTCTAACCCTACTCTCTATAG TAATCGTGCTGCAGCATTGCTGCAATTGGATAAGCTTAATAAAGCTCTAGATGATGCAGAGATGACAATCAAATTAAAACCCCAATGGGAGAAG GGATATTTCAGGAAGGGAAGCATATTGGAAGCCATGAAACGATACGATGAT GCTTTAGCTGCCTTTCAGATAGCATTGCAGTATAACTCGCAAAGTCAAGAAGTATTAAGAAAGATAAAGAGGTTGAACCAACTGGTGAAAGATAGCAAGCGAGCCCAAGAAGTGGAGAATATGAGATCCAATGTTGACGTGGCCAAACATTTAGACACATTGAAATCTGAAATG GCTGGAAAGTATGGATCGGAATGCGGGAAAGATTTGTTCTCATTCCTTGTTGAGACTATAGAGAATGCTGTAAAATCATGGCATGAAACATCTTCAGTGGATGCTAGAGTTTACTTTCTTCTGGATAAGGAAAAGACACAGACCGATAAGTATGCCCCAGTTGTGAATATTGACAAG GCCTTTGAATCACCACATACGCACAGCAACTGCTTTTCATTTCTTAGGCAGTACGCAGAGGAATCTTTCTCCAAAGCAGCCTGCTTGGTAACTCCCAAAAGCATTATTGCTTACCCACAG GTCTGGAAGGGCCAAGGATCAAGAAAGTGGAAACATGCACACAGTGACGGTTTCTTTGTGCAGTTTGAGTCACCCTCTCTGCGAAAGCTCTTTTTCATACCTAGTTCAAACGAAAAGGGACAGACGTTGTGCAG GGATCCAGAGGTTTTGGACATTGGTGTTNATGAAGTTCTTCCCCGgttattcaaataa